GAGTTCGCCCAGCGCCTCCAGCGTCGCGTCGTCGCGCGGGTCGAGATCCTCGGGCAGAAAGCCCTGCCCCTTGAGCGTGTTGAGCATGGCTTCCACCGGTGCCGTCAGGCGTGCGCGTTTCTCGCGTTCCTCGATGCGGGCAAGTGCCTTGACCAGCGCTACCAGCGAGTTCTTCGAGTGCGGCACCGAGCCGTGGCCGGGTTCTCCGTGTGTGCGCAAGCGTATCCAGCAGGGGCTCTTCTCGCTGGGGGCCACGCCAAACATGCGAGTGGGCTTGCCCATAAACTCCCTGAAACCATAGGCGCCCTCGTTAAAAATCCAACTCGACCTGAGCAGTTCGGGCGCCTCGCGCTCAAGGTAGTGCACGCCCATGAGACCGCCCTCTTCTTCGTCGGCCACCGCCACGAACACGAGATCCTGCTTGAGCGGCAGCCGGTGACGACGGACGAGTACCATCACGAGCAGCTCCATTATGCCCATGCACTTCATGTCCAGCGCCCCTCGGCCCCATATGGTGCCGTCCGCGACAAGGCCTGACAGGGGGTCCACATCCCAGTGTTCGGCCTCGGCCGGCACCACGTCGATGTGCGACAACAGCACCAGCGGGCTGGTCTCGCTGCCGCCACTGCCCTCCAGGCGCGCGCTTATCGACACCCTCGAATCGCCGGCGTCGTGCATGCGGCAGGGTATGCCCTCGGACTCGAGCAAGCCCCGGAGAAACAACGCCCCGGCTTCTTCACCACCGGGGGGGTTGGTAGTGTTGATACGAATATACTCCGACAGCAGCTCCACCGCCTGGGCGTGGATCTCCTGCCAATTGACGTCGACCGCGGCTGGCATACCTCGTTCTAAGCTCTCACCGGTGTGTTGTACAGCGGCGCTGTAGCCCTTTGCAGGCCTGAAAAAGCACCCCCCCGAAAGGGGGGAAACAAGCAGAGAAGCCCGCAAAATTGGGGGCCGCGCCCTGCAATAGTTTGCGCAAAAGCTGCTGGCAAGCCCGCGGGCCTGCCGTTTTCCTTGATAACAGGGCACGCGCGGGCTGGCACGACGGTTGCTTCTCATATTGCAGTCGCGACGAGCAAGACGGGTTCGACTGAGACCCGGTTCAGCGAGGAAGCGACTATGCGACAGTGGTCTCTTCTCAGGGGTTACGCGGAGCCTGGGTTGAGTCGTTTCCTGTCGCGGCGTTTTTTCTGGTGTGGCTCAGGTAGCCGCACTGGGGTCTGCGGCCACCCGCTTGGCGGAGTGGTCACGTGGTGTTTCCAGTAGTCGGTCCCACGCCCCCCCAGGGGCCGGCTGCAGGAAGCCACAAAGCAGGGGCCCCGGGCTCACGCCTTGGACCCGCGCTTTTTCGGGGAAAGCGGTCTCGGCCCTGCCGGGGCCGCTTTTTTTTGGCCAGCTCATATTCCGGACCAGCAACAGGAGCTGCCGGCACACCACGCGCCCGCGGTCCTTGCTGCACGACCCGGCCGTGTCTAGAGTAGAAGCTGTACCAAGGGGCATCTGGAGTGAATTCAGGCAAAACAGTACTCATTGTTGACGACGAAGAGCGCATTCGCCGCGTCCTCGAGGCCAGCCTCAGTGCCATGGGCCTGATCGTGCTCACGGCAAGCAACGGAGAAGAGGCCATCAAGCTGCTCGACGAGAGCGTCGCCCTGATTCTCACCGACCTCAAGATGTCCGGCCGCGACGGGCTGGCGGTACTCGAAGCCTCGGCGGTACAGAGCCCCGAGCGCCCGGTCATAATCATGACCGCTTTTGGCACCGTGGACAGCGCCGTGTCAGCCATGAAAAAGGGTGCTTACGATTACGTCACCAAGCCCTTCAGCCTCGAAGAAATCGAGCTGCTGGTACGCCGCGCACTGCGAACCATCACCCTTGAAATAGAACACGGCTACCTGCGGGCCACCGGACTGCAGCGACTCGAAGACATGATCTGCCGGTCGGCTGCAATGAGCGAGGTATTCGACCTTATCCGCCGCGTGGGAAGCGCGGAGGGCACGGTGCTTATCAAGGGAGAAACCGGCACGGGCAAGGAACTCGTGGCGCGCGCGATACACGGCCTGAGCAGACGCAGAGACAGGTTGTTCGTCCCCATCAACTGCGCCGCCATACCCGGCGAGCTGCTCGAGACCGAACTCTTCGGCCACAGCCGGGGTGCGTTTACCGGGGCCACCGCCGACCGGGTAGGAAAATTTGAACTGGCGTCGGGCGGCACCCTGTTCCTCGACGAAATAGGAGACATGCCGCACCAGCTGCAGGCCAAGTTGCTGCGAGTACTCGAAGAAGGCGTCATCGAACGCCTGGGTAGTAACAACCAGATTCACGTCGATACCCGCATCGTGGCGGCCACCCACAGGGACCTGCACCAGGCCATGGAAAAGGGCGAATTCCGCGAAGACCTGTACTACAGGCTCAATGTGCTCACGCTCGACATCCCGCCTCTCAGGGACCGACTGGACGACGTCGGGCCGCTGGCCGAAAGTTTTCTCGCCCAGGCGGCCCGACGCAACGGACGCGACGTGCCCGAACTCGACGCCGGCGCATTACAGATGCTCCAAAACTACCCCTGGCCGGGCAACGTGCGCGAGCTGCGCAATATATGCGAGAGACTCACCGTGCTGGCAATGAGCCCGAGCGTGTCATCAGAACTGCTCTATCAGCTGCTCGACGTGCCCGATCGATTGGTGGGCAACAACGCCCCGGTAGCGAGTGGAGCCGATTCGGGCTCGCTGGCAGAAGCCATAGACACGGTGGAATCTGAAACGATCCGTCTCGCCCTCGACCGCTGCGACAACAACAAGGCGCGTACCGCACGCGAGCTCGGAATAAGTGAACGCAGCCTGTGGTACAAGCTCAAAAAATACGGCCTCGGTCCGAGGTCCAGTGGCCAGGGCGACGGCTGATCGGCGTCAGCGCCCCCGGCGATCGGCGCGCCACTTCCACGGGGGAACCATGCTCCCCCGCCATATCCCCACGCCCTGTGACTCGGCGCGGGTTTCATCGTCAACGTAGTCGTTACTGAAGCGCCGGTAGGCCAGCGCCCAACCGGCGGCGACCATGGCCGCCGAAAGATCGCGGCCGTCGCCCAGCTTGCATACACAGACCTTG
This genomic stretch from Candidatus Binatota bacterium harbors:
- a CDS encoding sigma-54-dependent Fis family transcriptional regulator, translated to MNSGKTVLIVDDEERIRRVLEASLSAMGLIVLTASNGEEAIKLLDESVALILTDLKMSGRDGLAVLEASAVQSPERPVIIMTAFGTVDSAVSAMKKGAYDYVTKPFSLEEIELLVRRALRTITLEIEHGYLRATGLQRLEDMICRSAAMSEVFDLIRRVGSAEGTVLIKGETGTGKELVARAIHGLSRRRDRLFVPINCAAIPGELLETELFGHSRGAFTGATADRVGKFELASGGTLFLDEIGDMPHQLQAKLLRVLEEGVIERLGSNNQIHVDTRIVAATHRDLHQAMEKGEFREDLYYRLNVLTLDIPPLRDRLDDVGPLAESFLAQAARRNGRDVPELDAGALQMLQNYPWPGNVRELRNICERLTVLAMSPSVSSELLYQLLDVPDRLVGNNAPVASGADSGSLAEAIDTVESETIRLALDRCDNNKARTARELGISERSLWYKLKKYGLGPRSSGQGDG
- a CDS encoding M20/M25/M40 family metallo-hydrolase; translated protein: MRSNRRASPRVPCYQGKRQARGLASSFCANYCRARPPILRASLLVSPLSGGCFFRPAKGYSAAVQHTGESLERGMPAAVDVNWQEIHAQAVELLSEYIRINTTNPPGGEEAGALFLRGLLESEGIPCRMHDAGDSRVSISARLEGSGGSETSPLVLLSHIDVVPAEAEHWDVDPLSGLVADGTIWGRGALDMKCMGIMELLVMVLVRRHRLPLKQDLVFVAVADEEEGGLMGVHYLEREAPELLRSSWIFNEGAYGFREFMGKPTRMFGVAPSEKSPCWIRLRTHGEPGHGSVPHSKNSLVALVKALARIEEREKRARLTAPVEAMLNTLKGQGFLPEDLDPRDDATLEALGELDPFLHAITHDTVTLTGVHAGSKHNVIPVNSESTLDCRLLPGTNPDDFVEELRAVIDDPGVELELVLQHDSGQSSMDTPVTQVIGEVLEERYGNDVCVLPMLSPGFTDSHAFRKAGGHAYGFTPALLSREELSTIHGHNERLSVENLALGTELLFEVTRRLACSGPSAR